The Sinomonas sp. P10A9 genome includes a window with the following:
- a CDS encoding FKBP-type peptidyl-prolyl cis-trans isomerase, whose protein sequence is MRRLIALLLPLALFVAGCGSSPASSDPTPSNAGEVAAFDQLKVTPGDAAPTVDFPKPLSVKAETIKMLQAGTGDAAKAGQTVEIGYVALNGADGSVLEDTFSKGTSEKVELSDQLKQGSSVVYNGFVGAKVGSYLAYAAPAQAPAASASASPSASPEAAASTLLVIKIISVKDTPQPLSKPEGDTVTNLPAGLPKVTVDDKGVPQIDVKGAAKPTDVVAQDLITGHGAAVKATDSVVANYVGVNLSDGTKFDSSFDRGQPATFSLQGVIPGWTKGLTGKTVGSRVLLVIPAAQAYGDQSQGQAKGDLVFVVDILGVK, encoded by the coding sequence GTGCGTCGACTCATCGCCCTGCTGCTGCCGCTCGCCCTATTCGTGGCCGGCTGCGGGAGTTCCCCCGCCTCGTCCGATCCGACACCGTCCAACGCGGGCGAGGTAGCTGCCTTCGATCAGCTCAAGGTCACCCCGGGCGACGCGGCTCCCACCGTCGATTTCCCGAAGCCGCTCTCCGTCAAGGCCGAGACCATCAAGATGCTCCAGGCGGGCACCGGTGACGCAGCGAAGGCCGGCCAGACGGTCGAGATCGGCTACGTGGCCCTCAACGGCGCGGACGGATCGGTCCTCGAGGACACGTTCAGCAAGGGCACGTCCGAGAAGGTCGAGCTTTCCGACCAGCTCAAGCAGGGAAGTTCCGTGGTCTACAACGGCTTCGTAGGAGCGAAGGTAGGCTCCTACCTGGCCTACGCGGCCCCCGCCCAGGCGCCCGCCGCCTCGGCAAGCGCGTCGCCCAGCGCGTCTCCCGAGGCCGCGGCGTCGACCCTCCTCGTAATCAAGATCATCTCGGTCAAGGACACCCCGCAGCCGCTCAGCAAGCCCGAGGGCGATACCGTGACGAACCTGCCGGCGGGGCTGCCCAAGGTCACCGTGGATGACAAGGGCGTCCCCCAGATCGACGTCAAGGGCGCTGCCAAGCCGACGGACGTCGTGGCGCAGGACCTCATCACGGGCCACGGCGCCGCGGTCAAGGCAACCGACTCGGTCGTCGCCAACTACGTCGGCGTCAACCTCTCCGACGGCACCAAGTTCGACTCGAGCTTCGACCGAGGCCAGCCGGCCACGTTCAGCCTCCAGGGTGTCATCCCGGGCTGGACCAAGGGCCTGACCGGCAAGACCGTCGGCTCGCGCGTGCTCCTCGTCATCCCCGCGGCCCAGGCCTACGGAGACCAGAGCCAGGGCCAGGCGAAGGGCGACCTCGTGTTCGTCGTCGATATCCTCGGCGTCAAGTAA
- a CDS encoding helix-turn-helix transcriptional regulator, producing the protein MSEANTSRLLNLLIALLHTERGLSRERILRDIYGFDTEHAAGPGTAQKDADREPVLRMFERDKASLRGMGADIRERVGYARASDDDTTSLYWIDEKGFRLPPQTFTAEESAWLALAALVCDGAVAGSEAQRALRRLEAAGALPETPPSEVQPRLSLDEPHWDVLTEAAHRGSAVEFDYFAASTGEQRRRRLEPWGLGQRYGQWYVAGHDLDRDAVRVFRLSRIRGAVTAGGPDAFPAPEPGALRKALSGLEDLPTRSARLRVAEDRALDLRREWTPVGPGPQGWDLGTFPFRDVSVAAERIVGFGDAVVVEEPEDLITAVVSRFEGALRVLGTEGAPETPAAKPRRRITTGEERLGRLIDLVPYLLAGPLPIEEVADRFGLTVRQVRSELDLLQESGPIDAGGFQSYIEIIEDRGIVSIANADELSRPRRLSPAEAVTLQLGLQALGPLMPEPQRPVLDRLSDKVAAAAIEGLRGLPEIDVLNEPLRNAALIPALADAAREGRTVRLTYLNATKDERTERLINPISIAADGNRWYVNSYCHRAGGRRVFRIDRIVSAEPAEPHPLPDGFDAGDDALFMHAAGDLEVTVRLAPEALWAEASFDAHDGRDLADGSRRVGLRVSDLTWLPSFLAQFGGAIALEGPAEAVEASRAWIERALTPYVAGLKTR; encoded by the coding sequence GTGTCCGAAGCCAACACCTCCCGCCTGCTGAACCTCCTCATCGCGCTCCTGCACACTGAGCGCGGTCTCTCCAGGGAGCGGATCCTGCGGGACATCTACGGCTTCGACACCGAGCACGCCGCCGGGCCCGGCACGGCACAGAAGGACGCCGACCGTGAGCCTGTCCTGAGGATGTTCGAACGGGACAAGGCGTCGCTGCGGGGGATGGGGGCGGACATCCGAGAGCGGGTAGGGTACGCACGCGCCTCGGACGACGACACGACGTCGCTGTATTGGATCGACGAGAAGGGGTTCCGCCTTCCGCCGCAGACCTTCACGGCAGAGGAATCAGCGTGGCTCGCCCTCGCGGCGCTCGTGTGCGACGGCGCCGTGGCCGGCTCGGAGGCCCAGCGCGCCCTGCGACGCCTCGAGGCGGCCGGCGCACTGCCCGAGACCCCGCCGTCGGAGGTCCAGCCGCGCCTGAGCCTCGACGAGCCGCACTGGGACGTCCTGACGGAGGCCGCCCACCGCGGATCCGCCGTCGAATTCGACTACTTCGCCGCGAGCACGGGCGAGCAGCGCCGCCGTCGGCTTGAACCCTGGGGGCTCGGCCAGCGATACGGGCAGTGGTATGTCGCGGGACACGACCTTGACCGCGACGCCGTGCGCGTCTTCCGCCTCTCGCGCATCCGAGGCGCCGTGACTGCAGGCGGCCCTGACGCCTTCCCTGCGCCCGAGCCCGGTGCGCTGCGCAAGGCACTCTCGGGCCTCGAGGACCTGCCGACACGCAGTGCCAGACTCCGGGTGGCGGAGGACCGCGCCCTTGACCTGCGCCGCGAATGGACTCCCGTGGGCCCGGGCCCGCAGGGCTGGGACCTCGGAACGTTCCCGTTCCGCGACGTCTCCGTCGCCGCGGAGCGGATCGTGGGCTTCGGCGACGCGGTCGTGGTGGAGGAGCCCGAAGACCTCATCACTGCCGTCGTCTCCCGGTTCGAGGGAGCCTTGCGCGTCCTCGGCACTGAGGGCGCGCCCGAGACCCCCGCTGCGAAGCCCCGCCGGAGGATCACGACCGGCGAGGAGCGGCTCGGTCGGCTCATCGACCTCGTGCCCTACCTCTTGGCAGGTCCCCTGCCGATAGAGGAGGTCGCCGACCGCTTCGGCCTCACGGTGCGGCAGGTGCGCAGCGAGCTGGATCTCCTCCAGGAGTCGGGACCGATCGACGCCGGGGGCTTCCAGAGCTACATCGAGATCATCGAGGATCGCGGGATCGTCTCGATCGCCAACGCCGACGAGCTGTCGCGCCCGCGCCGCCTCAGCCCCGCCGAGGCAGTCACACTGCAACTCGGACTCCAAGCGCTCGGCCCACTCATGCCGGAACCGCAGCGCCCCGTCCTCGACCGGCTCTCGGACAAGGTAGCCGCCGCCGCGATCGAGGGACTGCGGGGACTGCCCGAGATCGACGTGCTCAACGAACCCCTGCGGAATGCCGCGCTGATTCCCGCCCTCGCCGACGCGGCCCGGGAAGGCAGGACGGTCCGTCTCACCTACCTCAACGCGACCAAGGACGAGCGCACCGAGAGGCTCATCAATCCCATCTCGATAGCAGCGGACGGGAACCGGTGGTATGTCAACAGCTACTGCCATCGGGCGGGCGGCCGACGCGTCTTCCGCATTGACCGGATCGTCTCGGCGGAGCCGGCGGAGCCCCACCCGTTGCCCGACGGGTTCGACGCCGGCGACGACGCGCTCTTCATGCACGCCGCGGGCGATCTGGAAGTGACCGTGCGCCTTGCACCCGAGGCGCTCTGGGCCGAGGCGAGCTTCGACGCACATGACGGCCGAGACCTCGCCGACGGCAGCCGCCGGGTGGGCCTGCGCGTCTCCGACCTCACATGGCTGCCCTCGTTCCTCGCCCAGTTCGGCGGTGCGATCGCGCTCGAGGGCCCCGCCGAGGCCGTCGAGGCCAGCCGTGCGTGGATCGAGCGGGCCTTGACCCCGTACGTGGCAGGCCTCAAGACCCGATAG
- a CDS encoding FKBP-type peptidyl-prolyl cis-trans isomerase has protein sequence MSFGQRQYDREKPEIDFPEGDAPSELKIVDLVEGDGREAAAGDTVSTHYVGVAWSTGEEFDSSWNRGTPLDFRVGVGQVIQGWDQGLLGMKVGGRRRLEIPSELAYGSRGAGGAIKPNEALIFVVDLVGVR, from the coding sequence ATGTCCTTCGGACAGCGCCAGTACGACCGCGAGAAGCCCGAGATCGACTTCCCCGAGGGAGACGCTCCCAGCGAGCTCAAGATCGTCGACCTCGTCGAGGGTGACGGCCGCGAGGCGGCGGCCGGCGACACCGTGTCGACCCACTACGTGGGCGTGGCCTGGTCCACGGGCGAGGAGTTCGACTCCTCGTGGAACCGCGGCACGCCGCTCGACTTCCGCGTCGGCGTGGGCCAGGTGATCCAGGGCTGGGACCAGGGCCTGCTCGGCATGAAGGTCGGTGGCCGTCGCCGCCTCGAGATCCCCTCCGAGCTTGCCTACGGCTCGCGCGGTGCGGGCGGCGCCATCAAGCCCAACGAGGCGCTGATCTTCGTCGTGGACCTCGTCGGCGTCCGCTGA
- the pafA gene encoding Pup--protein ligase: MDRRIYGVETEFGIAYSSPQGRPLAPEEVARYLFRKVVSWGRSSNVFLANGSRLYLDVGSHPEYATAECDDVAQLIAHDRAGERILVELIAEAERRLAEEGFDGHVYLFKNNTDTAGNSYGSHENYLIPRRTEFSRLAEVLIPFLVTRQLLCGAGKVLRTAQGPVYAFSQRADHIWEGLSSATTRSRPIINTRDEPHADAEHYRRLHVIVGDSTMSETTTMMKLGTVDLLLRMIEAGTIMRDVRMENPIRSIREISHDLTGKAPVRLANGQQSSALALQQMYLEKAREFVAANGAHTRHIERILDLWERTLEAVETQDTRAIDTEVDWAIKKKLIDRYCEGHGVELDSARVAQLDLTYHDISPDRGLFYLLQRRGAAARVVEEADIARAVADPPQSTRARLRGRFVKAAQAAGVDYTVDWVHLKLNDRAHHTILCKDPFANEDPRVDELLDTLRPFTG; the protein is encoded by the coding sequence GTGGACCGCCGGATCTACGGAGTCGAGACGGAGTTCGGGATTGCCTACTCGAGCCCGCAGGGGCGTCCGCTCGCGCCCGAGGAGGTAGCGAGGTACCTTTTCCGCAAAGTGGTCAGCTGGGGGCGTTCGTCCAACGTCTTCCTCGCGAACGGTTCGCGGCTCTACCTCGACGTAGGCTCCCATCCCGAGTACGCGACCGCGGAGTGCGACGACGTCGCCCAGCTCATCGCGCACGACAGGGCGGGGGAGCGGATCCTGGTTGAGCTGATCGCCGAGGCGGAGCGGCGACTCGCCGAAGAGGGGTTCGACGGGCATGTCTACCTCTTCAAGAACAACACCGACACGGCCGGCAACTCCTATGGCAGCCACGAGAACTACCTCATCCCGCGGCGGACCGAGTTCTCGCGACTGGCCGAGGTGCTCATCCCGTTCCTCGTGACCCGCCAGCTCCTGTGCGGTGCCGGCAAGGTCCTGCGGACGGCGCAGGGGCCGGTCTATGCGTTCTCGCAGCGCGCAGACCACATCTGGGAGGGCCTCTCCTCGGCGACGACACGGTCCCGTCCGATCATCAACACCCGCGACGAGCCGCACGCCGACGCCGAGCACTACCGGCGCCTCCATGTGATCGTCGGCGACTCGACGATGTCCGAGACCACGACGATGATGAAGCTCGGCACCGTCGACCTGCTGCTGCGCATGATCGAGGCCGGCACCATCATGCGGGACGTCCGAATGGAGAATCCGATCCGCAGCATCCGCGAGATCTCCCACGACCTCACGGGCAAGGCGCCCGTGCGCCTCGCGAACGGCCAGCAGTCCAGTGCGCTGGCCCTCCAGCAGATGTACCTCGAGAAGGCCAGGGAGTTCGTCGCGGCGAACGGCGCCCACACACGCCATATCGAGCGCATCCTCGACCTCTGGGAGCGTACTCTCGAGGCGGTCGAGACTCAGGACACCCGCGCCATCGACACGGAGGTGGACTGGGCGATCAAGAAGAAGCTCATCGACCGGTACTGCGAAGGCCACGGGGTAGAACTCGACTCGGCCCGAGTTGCGCAGCTCGACCTTACCTACCACGACATCAGCCCAGACCGCGGCCTGTTCTACCTCCTCCAGCGCCGCGGCGCGGCCGCCCGCGTGGTGGAGGAGGCGGATATCGCCCGCGCGGTCGCTGACCCGCCGCAGAGCACGAGAGCGCGCCTGAGGGGAAGGTTCGTCAAGGCCGCCCAGGCGGCCGGCGTCGACTACACGGTCGACTGGGTGCACCTCAAGCTCAACGACCGCGCCCACCACACCATCCTCTGCAAGGATCCGTTCGCCAACGAGGACCCGCGGGTGGACGAGCTCTTGGACACCCTCAGACCCTTCACAGGCTGA
- a CDS encoding DEAD/DEAH box helicase, which produces MSTPAESMSPAERYAADARRRAFAKTELGAFAATVEFALDDFQVEACKALEAGRGVLVAAPTGAGKTIVGEFAVHLALSQGLKAFYTTPIKALSNQKYSELCAVHGVDRVGLLTGDTSINGEAPVVVMTTEVLRNMLYADSDTLTDLGYVVMDEVHYLADRFRGAVWEEVIIHLPRAVRVVSLSATVSNAEEFGAWLDTVRGETAIIVSEHRPVPLWQHVLVGRQLVDLFATRQSFEDLADVHDHDGGVSPGGVGSPDGDAPREGGVAASSVPAARPPAPRSEATVSELTAVNPELAELARRESQQLYRGRFGHGGRSRRREERQRGEKQSPRTGRPGDAPPLPGTRASRPQTVQALERRGLLPAIDFIFSRAGCEAAVQQCLDASLDLTTPAEKAEISAAVEAAAADIPPADLPILGFWAWRDGLQRGLAAHHAGLLPTFKETVEKLFAAGLVKVVFATETLALGINMPAKSVLIEKLEKFNGEAHVDITAGEYTQLTGRAGRRGIDIEGHAVVQWRPGLDPAALAGLASRRTYPLNSSFRPTYNMSINLVAQFGRERARDILESSFAQFQADRSVVGLARQVRSREESLAGYEKAMTCHLGDFTEYSRIRQELNDAEKSASREAGRARRAMTVDSLSRLVPGDVVEIGEGRLAGSAVVLNADTNAREPRPQVLTFDRNLRRIGLHDVAGPVEPLTRIRIPKHFDAKRPKDRRDLAASLHHAVERVRLEGPEQGARARRSRRDFAFAGGYQDSEQRITDLRRQLRAHPCNGCADREEHARWAERWIKLRRETDRLVEQIQGRTNTIAKTFDRVCEVLESYGCLARGADGLAVTPAGQQLRRIYGDKDMLTALSLRGGAFDDVDAAEIAALVSTLVYHAKREERGLTPKMPSISLDVAVDVVLREWSQLEDAEEQHRLPRTSEPDFGLVWPIYKWARGRDLQNVLSGTELAAGDFVRWVRQVIDLLDQLADVPGLEPRLSRLCHESIGLLRRGVVAYSAVSD; this is translated from the coding sequence ATGTCCACCCCCGCCGAGAGTATGTCGCCCGCCGAACGCTATGCGGCGGATGCCAGGCGGAGGGCCTTCGCCAAGACCGAGCTGGGCGCCTTCGCCGCGACGGTTGAGTTTGCGCTCGACGACTTCCAAGTCGAGGCCTGCAAGGCACTCGAGGCAGGGCGCGGCGTGCTCGTGGCTGCGCCCACCGGGGCCGGCAAGACCATCGTCGGCGAGTTCGCCGTCCACCTGGCCCTGAGCCAGGGGCTCAAGGCGTTCTACACGACCCCCATCAAGGCGCTCTCGAACCAGAAGTACTCCGAGCTGTGCGCTGTCCACGGCGTGGACCGAGTGGGGCTCCTCACGGGGGACACGAGTATCAACGGCGAGGCCCCTGTCGTGGTCATGACCACCGAGGTCCTGCGGAACATGCTCTACGCAGACTCCGACACGCTCACTGATCTCGGCTACGTGGTCATGGACGAGGTCCACTACCTCGCCGACCGCTTCCGCGGCGCGGTGTGGGAGGAGGTCATCATCCACCTCCCGCGCGCGGTCCGGGTCGTCTCCCTGAGCGCGACGGTCTCCAACGCCGAGGAATTCGGCGCGTGGCTCGACACCGTCCGGGGCGAGACCGCCATCATCGTCTCCGAGCACCGCCCCGTTCCGCTGTGGCAGCACGTGCTCGTCGGACGCCAGCTCGTCGACCTCTTCGCAACCCGGCAGTCCTTCGAGGATCTGGCCGACGTCCACGACCACGACGGCGGCGTGTCACCCGGGGGGGTCGGCTCGCCTGACGGGGACGCCCCCCGCGAAGGGGGCGTTGCGGCGTCGTCCGTGCCCGCGGCGAGGCCACCGGCGCCCCGCAGCGAGGCGACCGTCTCCGAGCTCACGGCCGTCAACCCCGAACTCGCCGAGCTCGCGCGCCGCGAGTCCCAGCAGCTGTACCGCGGCCGGTTCGGCCATGGCGGTCGTTCCCGGCGGCGCGAGGAGCGCCAACGCGGCGAGAAGCAGTCGCCACGGACAGGCCGGCCCGGTGATGCTCCACCGCTCCCGGGCACCCGCGCGAGCCGGCCGCAGACGGTGCAGGCACTCGAGCGCCGCGGCCTCCTGCCAGCCATTGACTTCATCTTCTCCCGCGCGGGTTGCGAGGCCGCGGTCCAGCAATGCCTCGACGCGAGCCTCGACCTCACGACGCCGGCAGAGAAGGCGGAGATCAGCGCCGCCGTCGAGGCGGCGGCCGCGGACATCCCCCCCGCAGACCTGCCTATCCTGGGCTTCTGGGCCTGGCGTGACGGTCTCCAGCGCGGACTGGCCGCCCACCACGCGGGCCTGCTCCCCACGTTCAAGGAGACGGTCGAGAAGCTCTTCGCCGCGGGCCTCGTCAAGGTCGTCTTCGCCACTGAGACGCTCGCTCTCGGCATCAACATGCCGGCGAAGAGCGTGCTGATCGAGAAGCTCGAGAAGTTCAACGGCGAGGCCCATGTGGACATCACTGCGGGCGAGTACACCCAGCTCACGGGCCGGGCCGGGAGGCGCGGGATCGACATCGAGGGCCATGCAGTGGTCCAGTGGCGCCCCGGGCTCGACCCAGCCGCCCTGGCGGGGCTCGCATCGCGCCGCACCTATCCTCTGAACTCGAGCTTCCGCCCCACCTACAACATGAGCATCAACCTCGTGGCGCAGTTCGGCCGCGAGCGGGCCCGCGACATCCTCGAGAGCTCGTTCGCACAGTTCCAGGCCGACCGGTCCGTTGTTGGCCTCGCGCGGCAGGTCCGCAGCAGGGAGGAGTCCCTCGCCGGCTACGAGAAGGCGATGACGTGCCATCTCGGGGACTTCACCGAGTACTCCCGGATCCGGCAGGAGCTCAATGACGCCGAGAAATCCGCCTCCCGCGAGGCCGGCCGGGCACGGCGGGCCATGACCGTGGATTCGCTCTCACGCCTCGTCCCTGGGGACGTCGTTGAGATCGGCGAGGGGCGGCTTGCTGGCAGCGCCGTCGTGCTCAACGCGGACACCAACGCGAGGGAACCGCGCCCCCAGGTGCTCACGTTCGACAGGAATCTGAGGCGCATCGGCCTGCACGACGTCGCGGGCCCGGTTGAGCCGCTCACACGGATCCGGATTCCCAAGCACTTCGACGCGAAGCGCCCGAAGGACCGTCGTGACCTCGCCGCATCGCTGCACCACGCCGTCGAACGCGTGCGGCTCGAGGGCCCGGAACAGGGTGCACGCGCCCGGCGCTCACGGCGCGACTTCGCCTTCGCCGGCGGGTACCAGGATTCCGAGCAGCGCATCACCGACCTCCGTCGCCAGCTGCGCGCTCACCCGTGCAACGGGTGCGCCGACCGCGAGGAGCACGCCCGCTGGGCAGAACGCTGGATCAAGCTCCGGCGCGAGACCGACCGCCTCGTCGAGCAGATCCAGGGCCGCACCAACACCATCGCGAAGACGTTCGACCGCGTGTGCGAGGTCCTCGAGTCCTACGGCTGCCTCGCAAGGGGCGCGGACGGCCTCGCGGTCACGCCGGCGGGGCAGCAGCTGCGTCGGATCTACGGGGACAAGGACATGCTGACGGCGCTCTCCCTGCGCGGTGGCGCGTTCGACGACGTCGATGCCGCGGAGATCGCGGCCCTCGTGAGCACGCTCGTCTACCACGCGAAGCGCGAGGAGAGAGGCCTCACCCCCAAGATGCCGAGCATCTCGCTCGACGTCGCCGTGGACGTCGTGCTGCGCGAGTGGTCCCAGCTCGAGGACGCCGAGGAGCAGCACCGCCTCCCGCGCACGTCCGAGCCGGACTTCGGCCTCGTCTGGCCGATCTACAAGTGGGCCCGGGGCCGTGACCTGCAGAATGTCCTGTCGGGCACCGAGCTCGCCGCCGGCGACTTTGTGCGCTGGGTGCGCCAGGTCATCGACCTGCTCGACCAGCTCGCCGACGTGCCCGGCCTCGAGCCGAGGCTGTCGAGGCTCTGCCACGAGTCCATCGGCCTGCTCCGCCGTGGTGTGGTCGCGTACTCGGCCGTGTCGGACTAG
- a CDS encoding amidohydrolase produces MSDERKLTLYRNGSVYSAADPFASAMLVDGGTVAWIGSEQAATSIADDRMTIVDLDGALVAPGFVDSHVHVGDTGTALASVDLTRVRSAAELLDGVKRGSRDLPPDAVLRGFGWDEATWNDPALPDAAEVGRAAGGRRAILERVDAHSALVSPAVLEAAGIGAAAGTDGARVVGDALYAALEATRPVDDDEIVAAHSRALSHAASRGYVALVEQASPRLAGLRDLQLLLGRDPADGPEVFAYWGQAVGTAEEARSVLDGLGVPVRGLAGDLNIDGSIGSRTARLSEDYADAPGSRGRAFLGASEIAAHLAAVSEIGVQGGFHVIGDAGLQLALEGLRRAADQVGTAAVRAAGHRLEHVEMASDADAAALAEYGVTVSAQPLFDATWGGPGGLYEKRLGARHAGMNPFLRFSSAGVPLAFGSDSPVCAQSPWASVRACLTHSDPAQRISARAAFLGHTRAGWRAVKHPNPLMGQLVPGAPASFAVWRADELMVQVADERVQAWSTDPRARTPLLPALDTESLPECLETVHEGRLLFRSEQFPVE; encoded by the coding sequence ATGTCCGATGAGCGCAAGCTCACCCTCTACCGCAACGGCTCGGTCTACTCCGCCGCCGATCCCTTCGCGTCCGCGATGCTCGTGGACGGCGGTACCGTCGCGTGGATCGGCTCGGAGCAGGCCGCGACATCGATTGCCGACGACCGGATGACAATCGTCGACCTCGACGGCGCCCTCGTCGCCCCGGGCTTCGTCGACTCGCACGTGCACGTGGGGGACACGGGGACGGCACTCGCGTCGGTCGACCTGACTAGGGTGCGATCGGCCGCGGAGCTGCTCGACGGCGTCAAGCGCGGGTCACGCGATCTTCCGCCCGATGCCGTGCTCCGCGGCTTCGGGTGGGACGAGGCGACGTGGAACGATCCTGCGCTCCCAGACGCCGCGGAGGTCGGCCGGGCGGCCGGCGGTCGTAGGGCGATCCTCGAGCGAGTGGACGCCCACTCGGCCCTCGTCTCGCCCGCCGTCCTCGAGGCCGCCGGCATCGGCGCCGCCGCGGGCACCGACGGTGCGCGGGTGGTGGGCGATGCGCTGTACGCGGCGCTGGAGGCAACACGGCCCGTGGACGACGACGAGATCGTCGCCGCCCACTCCCGGGCCCTTTCCCACGCGGCGTCGCGCGGGTACGTAGCGCTCGTTGAGCAGGCGAGCCCCCGGCTGGCGGGCCTGAGGGACCTCCAGCTCCTTCTCGGACGCGACCCAGCGGACGGCCCCGAGGTCTTCGCATATTGGGGGCAGGCGGTCGGGACGGCCGAGGAAGCCCGCTCCGTTCTCGACGGCCTCGGCGTTCCGGTCCGTGGCCTCGCAGGCGATCTCAACATCGACGGCTCGATCGGGAGCCGCACGGCGCGGCTCAGCGAGGACTACGCAGACGCTCCCGGAAGTCGCGGCCGCGCGTTCCTGGGTGCGTCCGAGATCGCCGCGCACCTTGCGGCGGTGTCCGAGATCGGGGTGCAGGGCGGCTTCCACGTGATTGGCGACGCCGGCCTGCAGCTCGCGCTCGAAGGACTACGGCGGGCCGCCGACCAGGTCGGCACGGCCGCCGTGCGTGCGGCGGGGCATCGACTCGAGCACGTCGAGATGGCCAGCGATGCCGACGCGGCTGCGTTGGCGGAGTACGGGGTGACGGTCAGCGCCCAGCCTCTCTTCGACGCGACGTGGGGCGGACCCGGAGGACTCTATGAGAAGCGCCTCGGGGCGCGGCATGCCGGCATGAACCCGTTCCTCCGCTTCTCCTCGGCCGGAGTGCCGCTCGCCTTCGGATCGGACTCACCCGTCTGCGCGCAGTCCCCGTGGGCGAGCGTGCGGGCGTGCCTGACGCATTCGGATCCCGCCCAGCGCATATCGGCCCGCGCGGCGTTCCTCGGGCACACACGGGCTGGCTGGAGGGCCGTCAAGCATCCGAACCCGCTCATGGGGCAGCTCGTGCCCGGGGCGCCGGCCAGCTTCGCGGTGTGGCGCGCGGACGAGCTCATGGTGCAGGTGGCCGACGAGCGCGTCCAGGCCTGGAGCACCGATCCCCGGGCCCGGACGCCCCTCCTGCCCGCCCTCGACACGGAGAGCCTTCCCGAGTGCCTCGAGACCGTCCATGAGGGGCGATTGCTCTTCCGCAGCGAACAATTCCCCGTGGAATAG
- the tatA gene encoding Sec-independent protein translocase subunit TatA: MGRLFDGPWPIVIIIIVALLLFAAPKLPGMARALGQSMRILKSEVKEMKGDGKDTPSSSQPSAADAEQPVEGKVIPPKGGANQADGNAGPSSRA; this comes from the coding sequence GTGGGACGACTCTTCGATGGCCCGTGGCCCATCGTCATCATCATCATTGTGGCGCTTCTCCTGTTCGCCGCACCCAAGCTCCCGGGCATGGCCCGTGCCCTCGGCCAGTCGATGCGCATCCTCAAGTCGGAGGTCAAGGAGATGAAGGGCGACGGCAAGGACACGCCGTCGTCCTCGCAGCCTTCCGCCGCGGACGCCGAGCAGCCCGTCGAAGGCAAGGTCATCCCGCCGAAGGGCGGCGCTAACCAGGCCGACGGCAACGCTGGTCCCTCCTCGCGCGCCTGA
- the tatC gene encoding twin-arginine translocase subunit TatC has product MPLMEHLRELKNRLIKSAIGVAVGTIGGWFLYDPILRELQRPVENISLLTGGTSAVNFSTIASPFDFKLQLAIQIGLVISSPVWIYQVWAFIMPGLTLKEKRYTLGYMVAAVPLFLAGVWVGWLVTPQVVRALTQFTPAGFSNIIDGREYVDFVTHMLLFLGFAFLVPVILVGVNMAGVLPGKVILKAWRITVFLVFVLAAVAAPGADAISMFMLAVPLLALFFAAIGVCLLNDRRRARRLAAVTAETEASADTPTSRADLENL; this is encoded by the coding sequence ATGCCCCTCATGGAGCACCTGAGGGAGCTCAAGAACCGGCTCATCAAGTCGGCGATCGGGGTGGCCGTCGGGACCATCGGAGGGTGGTTCCTCTATGACCCCATCCTCAGGGAACTCCAGCGGCCGGTCGAGAACATCTCCCTCCTGACGGGTGGGACCTCGGCGGTCAACTTCTCCACGATCGCGTCGCCTTTCGACTTCAAACTCCAGCTCGCTATCCAGATCGGGCTCGTAATCTCGAGCCCCGTGTGGATCTACCAGGTGTGGGCGTTCATCATGCCCGGCCTCACCCTCAAGGAGAAGCGGTACACGCTCGGCTATATGGTCGCTGCCGTGCCGCTGTTCCTTGCGGGCGTGTGGGTCGGGTGGCTCGTGACACCCCAAGTGGTCCGTGCCCTGACCCAGTTCACGCCAGCCGGGTTCTCGAACATCATCGACGGTCGGGAGTACGTGGACTTCGTCACGCACATGCTCCTGTTCCTCGGGTTCGCGTTCCTCGTGCCGGTCATCCTCGTGGGCGTGAACATGGCAGGCGTGCTTCCCGGCAAGGTGATCCTCAAGGCGTGGCGCATCACGGTCTTCCTGGTGTTCGTCCTCGCAGCTGTCGCTGCGCCGGGCGCCGACGCGATCTCGATGTTCATGCTGGCGGTGCCACTCCTCGCGCTGTTCTTCGCGGCCATCGGTGTCTGTCTCCTCAATGACCGGCGCCGGGCGCGCCGTCTGGCCGCCGTCACGGCCGAGACGGAAGCGAGTGCCGACACCCCGACCTCGCGGGCAGACCTCGAGAACCTCTGA